From the genome of Rutidosis leptorrhynchoides isolate AG116_Rl617_1_P2 unplaced genomic scaffold, CSIRO_AGI_Rlap_v1 contig146, whole genome shotgun sequence:
ATGTCACCAAGTCCAAGGCCCCCATCCATCTTTTATTTGCATAAGATATTCCACTTCACCCAGCGCGTCTTCGTCTTTCCCCCCACAAGAAACTCCTGATAGCCACCTCAATATCCCTGATTACCCCTTTTGGCAGCTTGAAGCAACTCATAAGATAGGATGGGATAGCTTGCACGACTGACTTGATTAACACCAAACGACCAGCCTTAGATAGAAGACAGGTGGACTAGCAGTTCATCTTCAACCATATTCGGTCTAATATGTCCTCAAACACGCTAGTTTTCGACCTACCAACCAGAAGAGGCATATCCAAATACTTACTCTTTGTGATTACCTCTTGTATGCCCAGGGAGCTGAGAATTTCGAGCTGATCTCGCTGGTCCACCAAGCATCTGAACAATATTGCAGATTTGGAGAGATTAGGCTTTTGTCCAGAGGCTAGTTCGAAAGACCGCAGAATATCGAGAAGAGCAGCCACGTTCTCGGAGGTTGCTTTCATAAAAAGCAAGGAATCATCCGCAAATATGAGGTCTGAGATTGTCGAACCTCTAACTCCAGTCGTCATACTCGTTAAAGTCCCCTCCGATTCTACAACTCGAAGCATAGAAAAGAAGAATTCAACACAAAATCAGGAATAAGAAAGGGGACAAAGGGTCCCCTTGCCGCAGCCCACGAGAAGGACGAAAAGTCTCGCTAGACTCTCCGTTCACCATTACTGACATCGAAACTGAGCTCACTCATCTCATAATAATATCCACCCATTTCCTGCTAAAATCCATTTTTATCATAGCAAATTCCAAGAACCTCCATTCCACCCGGTTGAAAGCTTTTGCGAGATCAAGTTTAACAGCCATCTGCTGTCCATTCTTTTTCGCTCTAGAGGTCTTCATTTGATGAGCTAGTTCAAAGGCTACCATCACATTATCCTGGATTTGTCTTCCTGGGACGAACGCCGATTGATATTCCGAGATTACCGAACCAATAACTCCTTTGAGCCTATTCGAAAGAACTTTTTCCGCCACTCGATATAACACATTGCATAAGCTAATGGGACGATATTCGAATACTGAGGTTGGATTGCGGACTTTCGGGATTAAAATTATATGAGTGTCGTTTTAATGTATTTATTGATGCATCCCACATTTTAACTTTCGTCTTCAGATAAATATTGTTTTAATTTTTTAGATTGATTCAATATTGATGTATCTagatagtttattaattttggaAAAAATTAAAACGATATTTATTTGAAGATGACAGGAATATTTCATAAAGATATTTTAAAATAGTAATCGAAATAGAAGAAAATGGAAAATACCTTAGAATGGACAAAACAACAAAATCAACAGTAAAAACATCTCAAAAGTCAAAAGGTCCAATTCGGAAAGCGGGAACATAAGTTACAAAAACCAGGTCAATACATACTTATTCTCCATTTCATCCTCAAACTAAATTCTAAATCAAAGGCTAAAAGAATATCTACGTGGCAATAGCATGAATTGCCACCTGTAATTTTACTTTGACTTGTGACGTTTGTACTGTTTGCTTCAACTTCAAGCCTATAAAAACCTGTACGTTTCCCAAAAAAGTATATCTCGTGATTTTTCTTCTGTTTGTTAGTTACGTTATACACACAACAACACGTCAAACACATTTCCTTTGCCAGCTAAACAAATTAATACTACCTGTAAAACAAAACACCGATTCTTCCAGTTTCTTTAAGCTACCTTTTCTCCAATCCTCCACCACCACAAAAACCACTAGCTCCGTTAAACGCAGAATGGCGGATCAGTACACGTGGGGGGTGGATCTTAGGGGCGGTGTTAGGTGTTGTGT
Proteins encoded in this window:
- the LOC139881360 gene encoding uncharacterized protein: MTTGVRGSTISDLIFADDSLLFMKATSENVAALLDILRSFELASGQKPNLSKSAILFRCLVDQRDQLEILSSLGIQEVITKSKYLDMPLLSVVQAIPSYLMSCFKLPKGVIRDIEVAIRSFLWGERRRRAG